One genomic window of Polyangiaceae bacterium includes the following:
- a CDS encoding nuclear transport factor 2 family protein, giving the protein MENAALELARELTRRTLAGDVDGVGALYHDDAVVWRNFDQRELVKKQVLKVIGLLAKSVEGLRYEELRLTATESGFVQQHVMRGRAPNGAELQVPACLVAQVEDGRIRRLDEYLDAAALAPLMG; this is encoded by the coding sequence ATGGAGAACGCTGCACTGGAACTCGCCCGCGAACTCACCCGCCGCACCCTCGCCGGAGACGTCGACGGGGTTGGCGCGCTGTATCACGACGACGCGGTCGTCTGGCGGAACTTCGATCAGCGCGAGCTGGTGAAGAAGCAGGTGCTCAAGGTGATCGGGCTGCTGGCGAAGAGCGTCGAAGGCTTGCGCTATGAGGAGCTACGCCTGACCGCAACCGAGAGCGGATTCGTGCAGCAGCACGTCATGCGAGGTCGCGCACCGAATGGCGCCGAGCTCCAAGTGCCTGCTTGCCTCGTGGCCCAGGTCGAAGACGGCCGCATTCGCAGGCTGGACGAGTACCTGGACGCCGCAGCGCTCGCGCCGCTGATGGGATGA
- a CDS encoding FAD-binding protein, with amino-acid sequence MSDWDHKTDFLVVGSGGGGMTAALVAKQHGLNALVIEKTEKFGGSTGLSGGNIWIPNNPHMDGVGVRDSREDALVYLKGITKGRVPEERIVAYVDKAPEMVRYLEANSDVKFMAVPRYPDYYPEHPGGKIGARSIEPLPFRASRLGPEEFKLRRSGQGLVLGRMGLTAKEAHTLVQFSFWSFVLMFWIMLKYWFDIGARRKGRGDGRLCLGVALVGRLRRALMDADVPLWLSTTCEELIVEGGRVVGAKVTRDGKSMRIRAEKGVLFAAGGFAKNAKLRQEHQQGPIGADWTAACEGNTGEVIGMGQALGAAVDLMDDAWWTPVTLLPDGYPWLLVVEKSMPGCVMVNRAGKRFTNEAAPYVDVVKGQYAANSDEAPSIPAYLIFDQRYRRSYPCGPLGPSRLQPDSSLPKRLRQGFLKKSGTLAGLAEKLGVDAAGLEAEIARFNGFAKAGKDEDFQRGDSLYDRYYSDSKIKPNPSLAPIVEAPFYAIEVWPGDLGTKGGLVTDVDGRVLKADGSAIEGLYATGNCSAAVMGNTYPGAGGTIGPSMTFGYAAALHAAGATKSESARNSERAAAE; translated from the coding sequence ATGAGCGACTGGGACCATAAGACGGATTTCTTGGTGGTAGGCAGCGGCGGCGGCGGAATGACCGCTGCACTGGTCGCAAAGCAGCACGGCCTGAACGCCCTGGTGATCGAAAAGACCGAAAAGTTCGGGGGCTCCACAGGGCTTTCCGGGGGGAATATCTGGATTCCGAATAACCCTCATATGGACGGGGTGGGGGTGAGGGACTCCCGAGAAGACGCTTTGGTGTACCTCAAGGGCATCACCAAAGGTCGCGTCCCCGAGGAGCGCATCGTCGCGTACGTGGACAAGGCGCCAGAGATGGTGCGCTACCTCGAGGCGAACAGCGACGTGAAGTTCATGGCGGTGCCGCGCTACCCCGACTACTACCCGGAGCATCCGGGCGGAAAGATCGGCGCGCGCTCCATCGAGCCGTTGCCGTTCCGCGCATCGAGGCTAGGCCCAGAGGAGTTCAAGCTCCGGCGCTCGGGGCAGGGCCTGGTGCTCGGCCGTATGGGGCTCACCGCCAAGGAGGCGCACACCTTGGTGCAGTTCTCCTTCTGGAGCTTCGTCCTGATGTTCTGGATCATGCTGAAGTACTGGTTCGACATCGGGGCACGCCGCAAAGGCCGCGGCGATGGCCGCCTGTGCCTCGGTGTTGCCCTGGTCGGGCGCTTGCGTCGCGCGCTGATGGACGCGGACGTTCCGCTCTGGCTCTCGACCACCTGTGAGGAGCTGATCGTCGAAGGAGGGCGCGTCGTTGGCGCGAAGGTGACCCGCGACGGCAAGTCGATGCGGATCCGCGCGGAGAAGGGCGTGTTGTTCGCCGCGGGTGGCTTCGCCAAGAACGCAAAGCTACGTCAGGAGCATCAACAAGGCCCGATCGGCGCAGACTGGACTGCGGCGTGCGAGGGCAACACCGGTGAGGTCATCGGCATGGGCCAGGCGCTTGGCGCTGCGGTGGACCTGATGGACGACGCCTGGTGGACTCCGGTGACGCTGCTGCCTGACGGTTACCCCTGGCTGCTCGTCGTAGAAAAGTCGATGCCTGGCTGTGTGATGGTCAATCGCGCCGGCAAGCGCTTCACGAACGAAGCCGCGCCCTACGTCGACGTGGTCAAGGGCCAGTACGCCGCAAACTCCGACGAGGCGCCGAGCATCCCCGCCTACCTGATTTTCGATCAACGCTATCGCCGCTCATATCCGTGCGGACCACTCGGCCCGAGCCGTCTCCAGCCTGACAGCAGCCTACCGAAGCGCCTGCGCCAAGGCTTCCTCAAGAAGTCGGGCACGCTGGCTGGCTTGGCTGAGAAGCTCGGCGTGGATGCCGCAGGCCTGGAAGCGGAGATTGCGCGCTTCAACGGCTTTGCCAAAGCGGGCAAGGACGAAGACTTCCAGCGCGGCGACAGCCTTTACGACCGCTACTACAGCGACAGCAAGATCAAGCCGAACCCGAGCCTCGCGCCGATCGTCGAAGCACCCTTCTACGCCATCGAAGTCTGGCCCGGCGATCTCGGCACGAAGGGAGGCCTAGTGACCGACGTCGACGGCCGCGTGCTGAAAGCGGACGGCAGCGCCATCGAGGGCCTGTACGCCACGGGGAACTGCTCCGCCGCGGTGATGGGCAACACCTATCCCGGCGCCGGCGGCACCATCGGCCCCTCGATGACGTTCGGCTACGCCGCAGCGCTGCACGCCGCCGGAGCCACGAAGTCAGAATCCGCACGGAACAGCGAGCGAGCGGCGGCCGAGTAG
- a CDS encoding ABC transporter permease, protein MTVSDPSVQAGGSSSAVGHIEDDFPEEPKGLAAVGAAVLDLLSSAKAQYSVFVQTLYYTFRGQRRPGAILQQCYEIGNRSLVFLCIVMGFMGMILTYQAGIQVKRAVPDVTLLGATFLELIVRDIAASICALMLATRVGAGIAAEIGSMVVTEQVDALRMTAADPIDYLIKPRFVASTIMTIMCVVIAGGVSILTGMWTGKMFFGISAETFINWSLVDWGDVIVGVTKCFAYGAAIPIVSGYCGLSTFGGSEGVGWATTRAVVNSSLAVIILNFFISGAGYLIFG, encoded by the coding sequence ATGACCGTCAGCGATCCCAGCGTACAAGCGGGCGGCTCCTCCAGCGCAGTCGGCCACATCGAGGATGATTTCCCGGAGGAACCGAAAGGTCTAGCCGCCGTTGGTGCAGCAGTCCTCGACCTCCTGAGCTCCGCCAAGGCTCAGTACTCGGTCTTCGTGCAGACCCTCTACTACACCTTCCGGGGGCAGCGCCGCCCGGGCGCGATCCTGCAGCAGTGCTACGAGATCGGGAACCGGAGCCTGGTGTTTCTGTGCATCGTGATGGGCTTCATGGGCATGATCCTCACGTATCAAGCGGGGATCCAGGTGAAGCGCGCGGTGCCCGACGTCACACTGCTCGGCGCGACCTTCCTCGAGCTCATCGTGCGCGACATCGCCGCGTCCATCTGCGCGCTCATGTTAGCGACCCGGGTTGGTGCTGGCATCGCAGCCGAAATTGGCTCGATGGTGGTCACTGAGCAGGTTGATGCGCTGCGCATGACCGCGGCGGATCCCATCGACTACCTGATCAAGCCCCGCTTCGTCGCCAGCACCATCATGACCATCATGTGCGTGGTGATCGCCGGCGGCGTCTCCATCTTGACCGGCATGTGGACCGGCAAGATGTTCTTCGGGATCTCCGCGGAAACGTTCATCAACTGGAGCCTGGTCGACTGGGGTGATGTGATCGTCGGCGTGACCAAGTGCTTCGCCTACGGTGCAGCCATCCCCATCGTGAGCGGCTACTGCGGCCTCTCCACCTTCGGCGGCTCCGAGGGCGTGGGCTGGGCGACGACCCGCGCGGTGGTGAACTCTTCCCTCGCGGTGATCATCCTGAACTTCTTCATCAGCGGCGCCGGCTACCTGATCTTCGGCTGA
- a CDS encoding SDR family oxidoreductase, whose amino-acid sequence MEDAQEFPPGAAWVIGGSGGVGAAICEALAKRGCPVALTYHRNRAAADEVCERLRAFGVIAHAGQLDLADDAAIAQEFQGVRERFGRVHSVILAAGSNIPMEYIGGVTPERFKAVMSADALGAFSLVHATLPHLREAGGSYVALTSVGLSRFPPRDMLSVVPKASVEALLRGVAREEGRNGVRANSVQLGVIEAGIFLRLKGEAFDQQWVESARRNTALKRFGTADEVAEAVVFLASNRASYITGQSLLLDGGHAL is encoded by the coding sequence ATGGAGGACGCTCAGGAGTTTCCCCCGGGCGCGGCCTGGGTGATCGGGGGCAGCGGTGGAGTGGGCGCGGCGATTTGCGAAGCGCTCGCCAAGCGTGGGTGCCCCGTGGCGCTCACCTACCACCGGAATCGCGCGGCCGCGGACGAGGTGTGTGAGCGGCTCAGGGCCTTCGGGGTGATTGCCCACGCAGGGCAGCTCGATTTGGCGGACGACGCCGCGATCGCCCAGGAATTTCAGGGGGTGAGGGAACGCTTCGGGCGTGTACACAGCGTGATCCTGGCCGCTGGTTCGAATATCCCCATGGAATATATCGGAGGCGTCACGCCCGAGCGCTTCAAGGCGGTGATGAGCGCCGACGCCCTCGGTGCCTTTTCTCTGGTGCACGCGACGTTGCCGCACCTGAGAGAGGCTGGCGGCAGCTACGTCGCGCTCACCAGTGTAGGGCTGTCGCGCTTTCCGCCGCGGGATATGTTGAGCGTGGTGCCCAAGGCGAGCGTGGAGGCGCTGCTGCGTGGCGTTGCCCGGGAAGAGGGGCGCAACGGAGTGCGGGCGAACTCCGTGCAGCTCGGCGTGATCGAGGCTGGGATCTTCTTGCGCCTGAAGGGGGAGGCGTTCGACCAACAGTGGGTTGAATCCGCGCGGCGAAACACCGCCCTCAAGCGCTTCGGGACGGCAGATGAAGTGGCGGAAGCCGTGGTGTTCTTGGCTTCGAATCGCGCAAGCTACATCACCGGACAGAGCTTGCTGCTCGACGGTGGCCACGCGTTGTGA
- a CDS encoding amidohydrolase family protein, giving the protein MSMPKDVRVIDLMLNIPGEDNSGWYEFMKPLLLDQESQQVFKMPAQYMFKNIPDVGPQEDYIDYTIKKLDQFNIERALMGIDDENKVVKEAKQRFPQRILASYHANPNNGMDEVRKIVRMHQEHSIVAVTAFPSGLCPQVPINDKRWYPIYAKCVELDLPFCCCVGVPGPRLPMAPQHVELIDEVCWFFPELKFVMRHGAEPWVDLAVKLMIKYPNLYYSTSAFAPKHYPKAIIDYANTRGANKVMYAGYFPMGLSLERIFDELDRVPFKPEVWPKFLRENALRVFKLESA; this is encoded by the coding sequence ATGAGCATGCCCAAAGACGTTCGGGTGATCGACCTGATGCTTAACATCCCGGGGGAGGACAACAGCGGCTGGTACGAGTTCATGAAGCCGCTGCTCCTCGACCAGGAGAGCCAGCAGGTGTTCAAGATGCCTGCCCAGTACATGTTCAAGAACATCCCGGACGTGGGGCCTCAAGAAGACTACATCGACTACACGATCAAGAAGCTCGACCAGTTCAACATCGAGCGCGCGCTGATGGGCATCGATGACGAGAACAAGGTCGTCAAAGAGGCGAAGCAGCGCTTCCCCCAGCGGATCCTGGCGAGCTACCACGCGAATCCGAACAACGGCATGGACGAGGTGCGCAAGATCGTCCGCATGCATCAAGAGCACAGCATCGTCGCTGTGACGGCGTTTCCGTCGGGTTTGTGCCCTCAGGTGCCGATCAACGACAAGCGCTGGTACCCGATCTACGCCAAGTGCGTGGAGCTGGATCTGCCGTTTTGCTGCTGCGTCGGCGTACCTGGCCCGAGGCTGCCCATGGCGCCGCAGCACGTCGAGCTGATCGACGAAGTGTGCTGGTTCTTCCCCGAGCTGAAGTTCGTGATGCGTCACGGCGCCGAGCCATGGGTGGACCTCGCGGTGAAGCTGATGATCAAGTATCCGAACCTGTACTACTCGACGAGCGCCTTCGCCCCGAAGCACTACCCCAAGGCGATCATCGACTACGCCAACACCCGGGGGGCGAACAAGGTGATGTACGCCGGCTATTTCCCCATGGGTTTGAGTCTCGAGCGGATCTTCGACGAGCTCGACCGGGTGCCTTTCAAACCGGAGGTATGGCCAAAGTTTCTGCGTGAAAATGCGCTGCGGGTGTTCAAACTAGAGTCTGCATGA
- a CDS encoding SDR family oxidoreductase — translation MSEAPHRRFEEQVAWVTGAAGGIGRATALRFAAEGASVACFDVNDKGLAETVNQIEAAKGVGAAFNCDVSNPDSVKSATSGARERFGKLHHLANVAGILRSDPSLELSFEDWSKVIGINLTGTFLMCQAALPFLLETKGSIVNTSSTAALGSHPWMAAYAASKGGVLSLTKSLSIEFIKRGVRVNAIIPGAIATNMHSQFRLPEGGDFELLKGAIPHIPYGTPECVAGTIAFLCSKDAAFIHGAELLVDGGAMS, via the coding sequence ATGAGCGAAGCACCTCACAGGCGATTCGAAGAGCAAGTAGCTTGGGTTACGGGGGCTGCTGGGGGCATTGGTCGCGCGACGGCGCTGCGCTTTGCTGCGGAAGGCGCAAGCGTTGCGTGTTTCGACGTGAACGACAAAGGCCTCGCGGAGACGGTCAATCAGATCGAAGCGGCCAAGGGTGTGGGGGCGGCGTTCAACTGCGACGTGAGCAACCCGGACTCCGTGAAGAGCGCGACGAGCGGGGCACGGGAGCGCTTTGGCAAGCTTCATCACCTGGCGAACGTTGCAGGGATCTTGCGTAGCGATCCGTCCCTCGAGCTCTCCTTCGAGGACTGGAGCAAGGTGATCGGTATCAACCTCACAGGCACGTTCTTGATGTGTCAGGCGGCGCTGCCGTTCCTGCTCGAGACGAAGGGCAGCATCGTCAACACCTCGAGCACCGCAGCGCTTGGTAGTCACCCCTGGATGGCGGCCTATGCCGCGTCGAAGGGCGGGGTGCTCTCGCTGACGAAGAGCCTGAGCATTGAGTTCATCAAGCGTGGGGTGCGCGTCAACGCGATCATCCCGGGCGCCATCGCGACCAACATGCACTCGCAGTTTCGCCTGCCCGAGGGTGGGGACTTCGAGCTACTGAAGGGAGCCATTCCGCATATTCCGTACGGAACCCCAGAATGCGTGGCCGGCACCATCGCGTTCTTGTGCTCCAAGGACGCGGCGTTCATCCATGGCGCGGAGCTGTTGGTGGACGGCGGAGCCATGAGCTGA
- a CDS encoding flavin reductase family protein: MSEPKGAPQASTPDEGIEGTFGPLPLEEQATIDAEAFKAVMASFAASVTVITTIDAEGRPHALTATAFSSLSKHPPLCLVCVDQRARAHAVIRRERRFAVNILQHSQSEISAHFATSVDDKFDGIEWTPGEATGCPLLPEALAWMECRLFAEHPGGDHDIFIGELLQSGVRPGAPLVYFRGKYAELTES; the protein is encoded by the coding sequence GTGAGCGAGCCGAAGGGCGCCCCCCAGGCTTCGACGCCGGACGAGGGGATCGAAGGGACCTTCGGACCGCTACCCCTGGAGGAGCAAGCGACCATCGACGCCGAGGCCTTCAAGGCCGTGATGGCGAGCTTTGCCGCGTCTGTGACCGTGATCACGACCATCGACGCGGAAGGCAGGCCCCACGCTCTGACCGCGACCGCCTTCAGCTCCCTGAGCAAGCACCCACCGCTCTGCCTGGTGTGTGTCGATCAACGAGCACGCGCGCACGCCGTGATCCGTCGTGAGCGGCGCTTCGCGGTGAATATCCTGCAGCACAGTCAGAGCGAGATCTCCGCCCACTTCGCGACCTCCGTGGACGACAAGTTCGACGGCATCGAGTGGACCCCCGGAGAGGCGACGGGCTGCCCGCTCTTGCCCGAAGCGCTGGCCTGGATGGAGTGCCGGCTGTTCGCCGAGCACCCCGGCGGCGACCACGACATCTTCATCGGCGAGCTGCTGCAAAGTGGCGTGCGACCCGGCGCGCCGCTGGTTTACTTCCGCGGAAAATACGCGGAGCTCACCGAAAGCTGA
- a CDS encoding aromatic ring-hydroxylating dioxygenase subunit alpha → MALLSFNGYPTGWFVVAWAEDLAPGDVQPMRYFGRDLVAYRGLDDGLVHVHDAFCPHLGAHLAYGGKVEGNDIRCPFHAWKFGADGNCNEVPYAKRIPPKACVRTFPILEKNGLIYLWHDSKRREPFFEVPKLEGWGDPEWTGWTKNILTIKTHPKEIVENVADKGHFPRVHGTHVDTFDNEFDGHLAIQRTSGIAYPRGGGKDKFSLEATYYGPGFQVTDMQGYLHSRLVNAHTPIDKDSLHLRFGVMLKKIGDDAKMDQFAQGYINNLQVGFQEDIAIWENKLYRDRPMLCDGDGAIGALRKWYAQFYDQEAPASLPVAP, encoded by the coding sequence ATGGCGCTGCTCAGCTTCAATGGGTATCCGACGGGGTGGTTCGTCGTGGCTTGGGCCGAAGATCTAGCTCCGGGCGATGTCCAACCCATGCGCTACTTCGGCCGCGATCTGGTGGCCTATCGTGGGCTCGACGATGGCCTGGTCCACGTTCACGACGCGTTCTGTCCGCACCTGGGGGCCCACCTCGCCTACGGTGGCAAGGTCGAAGGCAACGACATTCGCTGCCCCTTCCACGCTTGGAAATTCGGCGCTGATGGCAACTGCAACGAGGTGCCCTACGCGAAGCGCATCCCGCCCAAAGCCTGCGTGCGCACCTTCCCCATTCTGGAGAAGAACGGGCTCATTTACCTGTGGCACGACAGCAAGCGCCGGGAGCCCTTCTTCGAAGTACCGAAGCTCGAAGGCTGGGGCGATCCAGAGTGGACCGGCTGGACCAAGAACATCCTGACGATCAAGACGCACCCGAAGGAGATCGTCGAAAATGTCGCTGACAAGGGGCACTTCCCCCGCGTGCACGGCACCCATGTCGACACCTTCGACAACGAGTTCGACGGCCACCTGGCGATTCAACGCACCAGCGGAATCGCGTATCCGCGCGGCGGGGGCAAAGACAAGTTCAGCCTTGAAGCGACCTACTACGGGCCCGGCTTCCAAGTCACCGACATGCAGGGCTACCTGCACAGCCGCCTCGTCAACGCCCACACGCCCATCGACAAGGACAGCCTCCATTTGCGCTTCGGCGTGATGCTGAAGAAGATCGGCGACGACGCGAAGATGGATCAGTTCGCCCAGGGCTACATCAATAACCTCCAGGTCGGTTTCCAGGAGGATATCGCCATCTGGGAGAACAAGCTCTACCGCGACCGCCCCATGCTCTGCGACGGCGACGGCGCCATCGGCGCGCTGCGCAAGTGGTACGCGCAGTTCTACGATCAGGAAGCGCCAGCGAGCCTGCCCGTCGCGCCCTAG
- a CDS encoding alpha/beta hydrolase encodes MSPRSRFHHIRRRIRMPRWSERRTRVETPRPFAEGSLRLSHGSELGFGRYGAAGGRAVFWFHGTPGGRHQLPLDAPSAAEARGIEIISVERPGIGESTHQPERCFLSYAQDIAELADSLGHQEFGVVGLSGGGPYVLACAHELPERVVVGVSLGGVGPCHETSGAPSYNRTLLGLLNAVDRHRAPLGALLSVVVQPLRPLVSPCFDLYVKYGPQEDRPVFERPEMKAMFCRDIVAATEKGMRAPIYDLSLFSRPWPFDPADIQVPIHFYHGDADTIVPLSHSEYLAETIPDTSLEVLEGLGHFAGFMSAPRVLDRIGEVWDQRETATPDEPSAEERLSRDSAPPLG; translated from the coding sequence ATGAGTCCACGCAGTCGATTTCACCACATCCGGCGGCGCATCCGCATGCCTCGCTGGTCGGAGCGTCGCACCCGGGTCGAGACGCCACGCCCCTTCGCTGAAGGGAGCCTGCGGCTCTCTCACGGCTCCGAGCTGGGCTTTGGGCGTTACGGCGCCGCTGGTGGTCGCGCGGTGTTCTGGTTCCATGGCACCCCCGGTGGTCGTCACCAGTTGCCCCTGGACGCGCCGAGCGCCGCCGAGGCGCGGGGCATCGAAATCATCAGCGTGGAGCGCCCTGGGATCGGTGAGTCGACCCACCAGCCCGAGCGCTGCTTCTTGAGCTACGCCCAGGACATCGCGGAGCTTGCCGATTCCCTGGGGCACCAAGAGTTCGGTGTCGTCGGTCTCTCCGGAGGCGGCCCATATGTGCTCGCCTGTGCCCATGAGCTACCGGAGCGGGTTGTCGTTGGAGTGAGCCTGGGCGGTGTCGGGCCGTGTCATGAGACGAGCGGCGCGCCGAGCTACAACCGAACGCTGCTCGGCTTGTTGAACGCCGTCGATCGCCATCGCGCGCCCCTTGGTGCGCTCTTGAGCGTGGTGGTGCAGCCCCTCAGGCCCTTGGTGAGTCCGTGCTTCGATTTGTACGTGAAGTATGGGCCCCAGGAGGATCGCCCGGTGTTCGAGCGCCCGGAGATGAAGGCGATGTTTTGCCGCGATATCGTGGCAGCGACGGAGAAGGGGATGCGGGCGCCGATCTACGATCTGTCGTTGTTCAGCCGTCCGTGGCCGTTCGACCCGGCCGACATCCAGGTGCCGATCCATTTCTACCACGGTGACGCGGACACCATCGTGCCTCTCAGCCACTCGGAGTACCTTGCGGAAACGATTCCTGATACGTCCCTCGAGGTGCTCGAGGGACTGGGGCACTTCGCGGGCTTCATGAGCGCGCCCCGGGTGCTGGACCGCATCGGTGAGGTTTGGGACCAGCGCGAGACGGCGACACCGGACGAGCCCAGCGCCGAGGAGCGACTGAGCCGGGATTCTGCGCCGCCTTTGGGCTGA
- a CDS encoding four helix bundle protein gives MLDIYPFILETITMIRPLVAKVCRADPDLHRQLKRAQSSIALNVAEGAYSRGRNQQARFQCAMGSARETLACLEVAAALGEIPPLEDALHARFNRIIGTLHRLSVR, from the coding sequence ATGCTCGATATCTATCCGTTCATTCTCGAAACCATCACAATGATTCGGCCGCTGGTTGCGAAAGTTTGCCGTGCGGATCCGGACTTGCACCGGCAGCTGAAGCGCGCGCAGTCCTCCATTGCGCTCAACGTCGCCGAGGGCGCATATAGCCGCGGCCGCAACCAGCAGGCGCGCTTTCAGTGCGCCATGGGCTCGGCGCGGGAAACGCTAGCGTGCCTTGAGGTTGCCGCGGCCCTCGGTGAGATCCCACCGCTCGAAGACGCGCTCCACGCGCGCTTCAACCGCATCATCGGCACGCTGCACCGGCTGTCGGTCAGGTGA
- a CDS encoding ABC transporter permease: MAKSPAVLAPVSAVGASFLATAQIVGGMGVLFGRIVSRAVRFDFDYSELIKNMHKMGVKSLPIVVVTALFTGGIMIIQAAPIVERYGAQGLLGWAAGFTTLREIGPLLTALMLSGRVGANNTAELGTMVVTEQIDALRALSIDPISFLIVPRFIAMVTTIFLSTIFSDALALFGAAYAGYAVLGVEPQIFYNGIVSGLLDVGDVFHGLAKSIVFGVIMALASCQFGVATSGGAPGVGRAVNATVVVSAAGMFMLDYLVSFALG; this comes from the coding sequence ATGGCGAAGTCGCCCGCAGTGCTCGCTCCGGTCTCCGCAGTCGGAGCCAGCTTCCTCGCAACGGCTCAGATCGTCGGCGGGATGGGTGTGCTGTTCGGTCGCATCGTGAGCCGCGCGGTGCGCTTCGACTTCGACTACTCCGAGCTCATCAAGAACATGCACAAGATGGGCGTGAAGTCGCTGCCCATCGTGGTCGTCACGGCGCTGTTCACCGGCGGCATCATGATCATCCAGGCGGCGCCCATCGTGGAACGCTACGGCGCTCAAGGCCTGCTCGGCTGGGCGGCAGGCTTCACCACACTGCGCGAAATCGGCCCTTTGTTGACCGCGTTGATGCTCAGTGGCCGCGTGGGCGCGAACAACACCGCGGAGCTCGGCACCATGGTGGTCACCGAGCAGATCGACGCACTGCGGGCGCTGTCGATCGACCCCATCAGCTTTTTGATCGTGCCGCGCTTCATCGCGATGGTGACGACCATCTTCCTGTCCACCATCTTCTCCGACGCGCTGGCGCTGTTTGGCGCGGCCTACGCGGGCTACGCCGTGCTCGGGGTCGAGCCGCAGATCTTCTACAACGGCATCGTCAGCGGCTTGCTCGACGTGGGTGACGTCTTCCACGGTTTGGCCAAATCCATCGTGTTTGGCGTGATCATGGCCCTCGCCAGCTGCCAGTTCGGAGTCGCTACCTCCGGTGGTGCACCGGGCGTGGGGCGCGCGGTCAACGCCACGGTGGTGGTGAGCGCCGCGGGCATGTTCATGCTCGACTACCTGGTCTCTTTCGCGCTCGGATGA
- a CDS encoding 3-deoxy-7-phosphoheptulonate synthase yields the protein MKETATDDVRIQSLRPLLPPAILMEELPCSEHGLSQVTAFRKAVSDVLTGKDNRLVVVVGPCSIHDPKAGLEYAERLLEESRRLSDDLLIVMRTYFEKPRTTIGWKGLINDPHLDDSFSINQGLRIARGFLRDVVELGLPTGTEFLDPISPQFIADLVSWGAIGARTVESQVHRELASGLSMPVGFKNGTGGSIQIAVDALRSARHPHRFLSVTKQGLAAIVETTGNSDCHVILRGGGGQPNYSAETIGQTAQRLEKAGVNKRLMIDCSHANSGKDPERQPAVAEAVAEQLEGGNIFGVMLESFLLGGRQDAAPGKPLTYGQSITDGCLSWEATVPVLELLARARR from the coding sequence ATGAAGGAAACCGCCACCGACGACGTCCGCATCCAGAGTCTGCGGCCGCTGCTTCCCCCAGCAATCCTCATGGAGGAGCTGCCGTGCAGCGAACACGGCCTGAGCCAGGTCACAGCCTTTCGCAAAGCGGTGAGTGACGTACTCACCGGAAAGGACAATCGGCTCGTCGTCGTGGTCGGCCCCTGTTCGATTCACGATCCAAAGGCCGGCCTGGAGTACGCCGAGCGGCTCCTGGAAGAGTCACGCCGCCTCAGCGACGATCTGCTGATCGTCATGCGCACCTACTTCGAGAAGCCGCGCACGACGATCGGCTGGAAGGGGCTGATCAACGATCCGCACCTGGATGACTCGTTTTCGATCAACCAGGGCCTGCGCATCGCACGCGGCTTCCTGCGCGACGTCGTCGAGCTCGGGTTGCCGACCGGCACCGAGTTCCTCGACCCGATTTCGCCGCAGTTCATCGCTGACTTGGTCTCCTGGGGGGCGATCGGCGCCCGCACCGTGGAGAGCCAGGTGCATCGGGAGCTGGCCAGCGGCTTGTCGATGCCCGTTGGTTTCAAGAACGGCACCGGCGGCAGCATTCAGATCGCCGTCGACGCGCTGCGCTCCGCGCGGCACCCTCACCGTTTCCTCTCGGTAACAAAACAGGGGCTCGCCGCCATCGTCGAGACAACGGGCAACTCGGATTGCCACGTGATCTTGCGCGGCGGTGGTGGCCAACCGAACTACTCGGCGGAGACAATCGGCCAAACCGCCCAGCGCCTCGAGAAGGCCGGGGTGAACAAGCGTCTGATGATCGACTGCTCTCACGCGAACAGCGGCAAGGACCCCGAGCGCCAGCCAGCGGTCGCCGAGGCCGTCGCAGAGCAACTCGAGGGCGGGAACATCTTCGGCGTGATGCTCGAGAGCTTCCTGCTCGGTGGACGCCAAGATGCAGCCCCAGGCAAGCCCCTCACCTACGGGCAGTCGATCACCGATGGTTGCCTCAGCTGGGAGGCCACCGTACCGGTCCTGGAGCTCCTAGCGCGGGCTCGGCGCTAA